A section of the Chryseobacterium scophthalmum genome encodes:
- the glgB gene encoding 1,4-alpha-glucan branching protein GlgB, producing MNFVKTYTLFTDHDVYLFKEGKHYRLYEKFGAHSVEKDGIKGVYFSVWAPNAKKVSVIGNFNNWNHREHILFPRWDQSGIWEGFIPALSLGTLYKYAIETAQGKILEKSDPYALSWEQNLQAASMVSTNWYEWGDQEWLEKRWQKNSLDAPISVYELHLGSWLRNENNPEKFLNYRDIALKLVPYINEMGFTHVEFMPVMEYPYDPSWGYQITGFFAATSRFGSPQDLMFLINELHKNDIGVILDWVPSHFPGDANGLHRFDGSYLYEHEDPRKGFHPDWKSYIFNYGRNEVKSFLISNAVFWLDRYHADGLRVDAVTSMLHLDYSRNEGEWEPNIYGENVNLEAKAFLQEFNTAVYKEFGNNIITIAEESSDFPKLTKPVHEGGVGFGMKWMMGWMHDTLFYFKEDPINRKHHHNKLTFSSMYMYNENYMIPLSHDEVVHGKASLIYKMKGDEWQKFANLRALYVYMFTHPGAKLLFMGDEFGQTNEWNFKQSLDWHLLEYPVHKGLQTLVKDLNHLYKNETALFENQFNQNGFEWVEANDKENSVYIYLRKGKRRDDVFMVILNLTPNVLDYKVGVNLGTHWEVVLNSDDEKYSGSGVEANIFREDHDEWMNRPRSISLNLPALSGIVLRQRKDKKYKLNRIKQHKK from the coding sequence ATGAATTTTGTAAAAACCTACACCCTTTTTACGGATCATGATGTCTATCTTTTTAAAGAAGGTAAACATTACAGACTCTACGAAAAGTTTGGTGCTCATTCTGTTGAAAAAGACGGGATCAAAGGGGTTTATTTTTCGGTTTGGGCTCCGAATGCCAAAAAAGTTTCTGTTATCGGGAATTTTAATAACTGGAATCACCGCGAACACATCCTTTTTCCGAGATGGGATCAATCCGGGATTTGGGAAGGTTTTATTCCTGCACTTTCTTTGGGAACACTTTACAAGTATGCAATAGAAACTGCACAGGGAAAAATTTTAGAAAAAAGTGATCCTTATGCATTAAGCTGGGAACAAAATCTCCAGGCTGCATCAATGGTTTCTACCAATTGGTATGAATGGGGAGATCAGGAATGGCTGGAAAAACGCTGGCAAAAAAATAGTTTAGATGCTCCGATTTCCGTTTACGAATTACATTTAGGTTCGTGGCTGCGAAACGAAAACAATCCTGAAAAATTTCTGAATTACAGAGATATTGCCTTAAAACTGGTTCCTTATATTAATGAAATGGGTTTCACTCATGTAGAGTTTATGCCCGTGATGGAATATCCTTATGATCCGAGTTGGGGCTATCAGATTACCGGTTTTTTTGCGGCAACGTCTCGTTTTGGTTCTCCTCAAGATTTAATGTTCTTAATTAATGAACTTCATAAAAATGATATTGGCGTTATTTTAGACTGGGTTCCTTCGCATTTTCCGGGTGATGCTAATGGATTGCATCGTTTTGACGGTTCTTATTTATATGAACATGAAGATCCCAGAAAAGGGTTTCATCCCGATTGGAAATCTTATATTTTTAATTACGGACGAAATGAAGTGAAATCTTTTTTAATTTCAAATGCGGTATTCTGGCTCGATCGTTATCACGCAGACGGACTTCGGGTTGATGCGGTAACTTCGATGCTTCATTTGGATTATTCGAGAAATGAAGGTGAATGGGAACCGAATATTTATGGAGAAAATGTAAATCTTGAAGCAAAAGCTTTTCTTCAGGAATTTAATACAGCCGTTTATAAAGAATTTGGAAATAATATAATAACCATTGCTGAGGAAAGTTCAGATTTTCCAAAGCTGACAAAACCTGTACATGAAGGCGGAGTAGGATTTGGAATGAAGTGGATGATGGGTTGGATGCATGATACTTTGTTTTATTTTAAAGAAGATCCAATCAATAGAAAACATCATCATAACAAGCTGACTTTTTCTTCGATGTATATGTATAATGAAAATTATATGATTCCGCTTTCGCACGATGAAGTGGTACACGGAAAAGCCAGTTTGATTTATAAAATGAAAGGCGACGAATGGCAGAAATTTGCCAACCTCAGAGCTTTGTATGTTTACATGTTTACCCATCCCGGAGCAAAATTATTGTTTATGGGAGATGAATTCGGGCAAACCAATGAATGGAATTTTAAGCAGAGTTTAGATTGGCATTTGTTGGAATATCCGGTTCATAAAGGTTTACAGACTTTAGTGAAAGATCTGAATCATCTTTATAAAAACGAAACAGCACTTTTTGAAAATCAATTCAACCAAAATGGTTTTGAATGGGTAGAAGCTAATGATAAAGAAAATTCTGTCTATATTTATTTAAGGAAAGGGAAAAGACGGGATGATGTTTTTATGGTGATTTTAAATCTTACCCCAAATGTTTTAGATTATAAAGTTGGCGTAAATTTAGGAACACACTGGGAAGTAGTTTTGAATTCCGATGATGAAAAATACAGTGGAAGCGGAGTTGAGGCCAATATTTTCAGAGAAGATCATGATGAGTGGATGAACCGTCCAAGATCAATAAGCCTAAATCTTCCTGCACTTTCCGGAATTGTTTTAAGACAGAGAAAAGATAAAAAGTATAAATTAAATAGGATTAAACAACACAAAAAATGA
- a CDS encoding glycogen synthase — translation MTIFHLSTECYPVAKVGGLADVVGALPKYQNKIKEVNAKVVMPWYNKHFVYDYDFEVVFDGFIHQGSNMLQVQVMKETTDVLGFELFMVKIPGLLDRENPYGYEDESFQFLAFQQGVLHWLTAMKIRPDVLHCHDYHTGLVPFMIENCEEFEFLKGVKTIGTIHNGEYQGMMSWDMVNYMPAFDHHKWGLLDWNGFINPLASMIKCCSAFTTVSEGYLEELFVSFRGLESLVREEFSKAYGIINGIDTDVWNPQTDPMIDFNFNSKNALKLKKKNKAKLCKEYGLNPELPLFAFIGRFATEKGADLLPDLIWRSIKQSFGGLNIIVLGSGNAYIEQQLKELDSVYSNFATDIGYKEHLSHKIYASADFLLMPSRVEPCGLNQMYAMRYGTVPVVSYTGGLRDTVKDITTGGSGLNFTYPGVDDIIHAMSRGVNIYKNKAQMDELVLSNMKFDFAWEKSAEKYLTLYKN, via the coding sequence ATGACAATATTTCACCTCAGTACAGAATGTTATCCCGTAGCAAAAGTTGGCGGACTTGCAGATGTGGTCGGTGCTTTGCCAAAATATCAGAACAAAATAAAAGAGGTTAACGCAAAAGTAGTAATGCCTTGGTATAATAAACATTTTGTGTACGACTATGATTTTGAAGTGGTTTTTGATGGGTTTATTCATCAGGGTTCCAATATGCTTCAGGTTCAGGTAATGAAAGAAACGACGGATGTTTTGGGATTTGAATTGTTTATGGTGAAAATTCCCGGTTTGCTCGATCGTGAAAATCCATACGGCTATGAAGATGAAAGTTTTCAGTTTTTAGCTTTTCAGCAAGGAGTTTTACATTGGTTAACGGCGATGAAAATTCGTCCCGATGTGTTGCATTGTCATGATTACCACACCGGTTTGGTTCCTTTTATGATAGAAAATTGTGAAGAATTTGAATTTTTAAAAGGTGTAAAAACCATAGGAACAATTCACAACGGAGAATATCAGGGAATGATGAGTTGGGATATGGTCAATTATATGCCTGCTTTTGACCATCACAAATGGGGACTTCTCGACTGGAACGGATTTATCAATCCTTTGGCGAGTATGATTAAATGTTGTAGCGCTTTTACAACGGTTTCGGAAGGGTATCTTGAAGAGCTGTTTGTGAGTTTCAGAGGCCTTGAAAGTTTGGTAAGAGAAGAATTTTCAAAAGCTTATGGAATTATCAACGGGATTGATACCGATGTTTGGAATCCACAGACTGATCCGATGATTGATTTTAATTTTAATAGCAAAAATGCGCTTAAACTAAAAAAGAAAAACAAAGCTAAACTTTGTAAAGAATATGGCTTAAATCCTGAACTTCCTTTGTTTGCCTTTATCGGAAGATTTGCTACTGAAAAAGGTGCAGATTTGCTTCCGGATTTAATTTGGAGAAGCATTAAGCAAAGTTTCGGAGGTTTAAATATCATTGTTCTCGGCTCAGGAAATGCTTACATAGAACAACAATTGAAAGAATTGGACTCAGTTTATTCAAATTTTGCGACAGATATTGGATATAAAGAACATTTATCACATAAAATTTACGCTTCGGCAGATTTTTTGTTGATGCCTTCCAGAGTTGAACCTTGCGGCCTCAATCAGATGTATGCAATGCGTTATGGGACTGTTCCTGTCGTGAGTTATACAGGTGGATTGAGAGATACTGTAAAAGATATTACAACCGGAGGTTCCGGCTTGAATTTTACCTATCCCGGAGTTGACGATATTATTCACGCGATGAGTCGTGGTGTGAATATTTACAAAAACAAAGCACAAATGGATGAATTGGTTTTGTCTAATATGAAATTTGACTTTGCCTGGGAAAAATCAGCTGAAAAATATTTAACATTATATAAAAATTAA
- a CDS encoding glucose-1-phosphate adenylyltransferase: MKHNVISIVLGGGRGTRLFPLTYTRSKPAVPIAGKYRLVDIPISNCLNSGLNKILVLTQFNSASLNSHIKNSYHFDIFSQGFVDILAAEQNVDSDSWFQGTADAVRQSMKHLEKYDYEYILILSGDQLYQMDFNEMLDFHIDNGGDVTIATIPVNAKDATGFGILKSDDDGNITSFVEKPGFDELEGLQSEVSDENKMKGKEFLASMGIYIFSKSILKKMFEDGAGDDFGKDIIPNSIGKYTTLSYQYEGYWTDIGTIESFYEANLDLCHDFPQFNLFSSAPIFTRARMLPPSKVNGSYVSKAVFGDGCIIMADKIENSVIGNRTRVDKGSTIVNSYIMGADFYQNTTEIVNNDRKGLPNMGIGKYCYIEKAILDKNCFIGDNVRIIGGKHLQDGDYGTHSVQDGIVVVKKGAILPPGTHIG; this comes from the coding sequence ATGAAACACAACGTTATTTCTATTGTGTTGGGAGGAGGTAGAGGAACAAGGCTTTTTCCATTGACCTATACAAGGTCTAAACCCGCTGTTCCGATTGCAGGAAAATACAGATTGGTAGATATTCCGATCTCGAATTGTTTGAATTCAGGATTAAATAAGATCTTGGTTTTGACTCAGTTTAATTCGGCTTCTCTTAACTCTCACATTAAGAATTCTTATCACTTTGATATTTTCAGTCAGGGTTTTGTAGATATTTTGGCTGCAGAGCAAAATGTTGACAGTGACAGCTGGTTTCAGGGAACTGCAGATGCGGTTCGTCAATCGATGAAACATCTTGAAAAATATGATTATGAGTATATTCTTATTCTTTCGGGAGATCAGTTGTATCAGATGGATTTTAATGAAATGCTCGATTTCCATATCGATAATGGAGGTGATGTAACCATTGCAACGATTCCTGTAAATGCAAAAGATGCAACAGGTTTTGGAATCTTAAAATCTGATGATGATGGAAACATTACTTCATTCGTAGAAAAGCCCGGATTTGATGAACTTGAAGGCTTACAGTCTGAAGTTTCAGACGAAAATAAAATGAAGGGAAAAGAGTTTTTAGCTTCAATGGGAATTTATATTTTCTCTAAAAGCATTCTTAAAAAAATGTTTGAAGATGGAGCAGGAGATGATTTTGGAAAAGATATTATCCCAAATTCTATCGGGAAATACACTACGTTAAGTTATCAATATGAAGGTTACTGGACGGACATTGGAACGATTGAATCTTTCTACGAAGCCAACTTAGATCTTTGTCATGACTTTCCACAGTTCAATCTGTTTTCATCAGCACCCATTTTTACACGTGCAAGAATGCTTCCGCCATCAAAAGTGAACGGTTCGTATGTAAGCAAGGCTGTTTTCGGAGACGGATGTATTATTATGGCAGATAAAATTGAAAATTCTGTGATTGGAAACCGTACAAGAGTTGATAAAGGCAGTACGATTGTAAATTCCTATATTATGGGAGCTGATTTTTATCAAAATACCACAGAAATTGTAAATAACGACCGAAAAGGTTTACCCAATATGGGAATCGGGAAATACTGCTACATTGAAAAAGCAATTTTAGATAAAAACTGCTTCATCGGCGATAATGTAAGAATCATTGGTGGAAAACATCTTCAGGACGGTGATTACGGAACACATTCGGTACAGGATGGAATTGTTGTCGTCAAAAAAGGTGCGATACTTCCTCCGGGAACCCACATTGGATAA
- a CDS encoding SRPBCC domain-containing protein — MRFFKIIAVIIVLLVGAYAASMYYFVDESKEFTIEKEVDYPLEKVFNQFNNLQNFTRWNNFFSSSKTITIDYYTPYEGKGSAISYNDPKSDDGGEMFIRYENPNKTLRYQLFEDEDENPTLIDVKFTAVSAEKTKITWYVHTPKLSVLSRAQNFWTEDKFADNIEKSMLNLKNVLGNKVEKDNQLAAIKYDSLMVEKEEEKMILGVNVSTSNKKDALYRNIVMNYNKINNFVTMDLGKKSDEVGYPVLITDADNFKDNEVSYFFGIPLSKKIGISDNNFSFRSVNPTENYVMYFKGSYPARIKAIQQLIQKAKKDEMRYGDVYQTFIEPPVEGQDVNMKLSLSVYR; from the coding sequence ATGCGTTTTTTCAAAATCATAGCGGTTATTATAGTTTTGTTAGTGGGAGCTTATGCGGCTTCCATGTATTATTTTGTAGATGAAAGTAAAGAATTTACGATAGAGAAAGAAGTAGATTATCCTTTAGAAAAGGTCTTCAACCAGTTTAATAATTTACAGAATTTCACCCGTTGGAATAATTTTTTCTCCAGCTCAAAAACCATTACGATTGATTATTACACACCTTACGAAGGAAAAGGAAGCGCAATCAGCTATAATGATCCTAAAAGCGACGATGGTGGCGAAATGTTTATCCGTTACGAAAATCCAAACAAAACGTTGAGGTATCAGCTTTTCGAAGATGAAGATGAAAATCCTACTTTAATTGATGTGAAATTTACCGCAGTTTCTGCTGAAAAAACAAAGATCACTTGGTATGTTCATACTCCGAAGTTATCAGTTTTATCAAGAGCTCAGAATTTTTGGACTGAAGATAAATTTGCGGATAACATCGAGAAAAGCATGCTTAATCTTAAAAATGTTTTAGGTAATAAAGTAGAAAAAGACAATCAGTTGGCTGCGATAAAATACGACAGTCTTATGGTGGAAAAGGAAGAGGAGAAAATGATTTTGGGAGTAAATGTAAGTACTTCTAATAAAAAAGATGCTTTGTACAGAAATATTGTCATGAATTATAACAAAATAAATAATTTTGTGACGATGGATTTAGGTAAAAAAAGTGATGAAGTAGGATATCCTGTTTTGATTACCGATGCCGATAATTTTAAAGACAATGAGGTATCTTATTTTTTCGGAATTCCATTATCAAAAAAAATTGGAATTTCAGATAATAATTTCAGTTTCAGATCTGTGAACCCGACAGAAAATTATGTAATGTATTTCAAAGGGTCTTATCCGGCAAGAATAAAAGCAATTCAGCAGCTTATACAAAAAGCAAAGAAAGACGAAATGCGTTATGGTGATGTTTATCAGACTTTTATAGAGCCGCCTGTGGAGGGTCAGGATGTTAACATGAAACTTTCTCTCTCTGTTTATAGATGA
- a CDS encoding 2-oxoglutarate dehydrogenase E1 component, which produces MDRFSFLNAAHSQLIEDLYQQYLKFPDSLEPSWKAFFQGFDFAIENYSDDESIQYVQNSVKSSPAVQQISQAASNGEVPEHIKKEFKVVNLIEAYRTRGHLFTKTNPVRERRHYTPTLDIENFGLDKSDLNTKFNCAVETGMKGPATLQDLITHLQSIYCDSIGVEYMHINNVQEKDFIKQWLQVNENHPILSANEKTEILLKLNQAVAFENYLHTKFVGQKRFSLEGGETLIPALDQLISRSSQLGVDEVVLGMAHRGRLNVLTNIFGKSYKQIFSEFEGKEFEEDVFSGDVKYHLGSSKKIKTASGEEVAINLTPNPSHLETVAALVEGICRAKVDDKYKDYSKVLPIIIHGDGALAGQGIAYEVAQMMTLDGYKTGGTVHIVVNNQVSFTTNYMDARSSTYCTDVAKVTESPVMHVNADDAEAVVHAMHFAADFRAKFGKDVYIDLLGYRKYGHNEGDEPRFTQPNLYKLISKHQNPREIYKDKLLKDNVTSNDVIAKMETEFKALLDKDFDASKEIEKNVMDIFMADDWTNFPIAKRGAVQDAVDTKYDLAKLKELAIKMSTLPADKKFINKITRLFDNRIKAIEANSLDWALGEWLAYATLLVEGHNVRISGEDVERGTFSHRHAVVKTEDTEEEYVPLKEVSESRFDVFNSHLSEYGVLGFDYGYAMASPNTLTIWEAQFGDFVNGAQIIVDQYLAAAEEKWKIQDGLVMLLPHGSEGQGAEHSSARLERFLTLCANENMVVANITSPANYFHLLRRQLKWAFRKPLIVMSPKSLLRHPKVVSPLEDFSNKGFQPILDDPTADPAKIEKLVLCSGKLYFELLAKKEELNCENVALVRFEQLYPLQTDAIEAIFAKYDNRKSIIWAQEEPENMGAWSYILRNFRDTGIQVVSPVPSGAPAPGSHKMFEKNQNAVINRVFDRDDAPVKRPVTA; this is translated from the coding sequence ATGGACAGATTTTCATTCCTAAACGCAGCTCATTCTCAGTTAATTGAGGATTTATACCAACAATACTTAAAATTTCCTGACTCTTTAGAACCATCATGGAAAGCCTTTTTTCAAGGCTTTGATTTTGCCATTGAGAACTACAGTGATGACGAAAGCATCCAGTACGTGCAAAATTCGGTGAAATCTTCACCTGCAGTGCAGCAGATTTCTCAGGCGGCTTCAAACGGTGAAGTTCCGGAGCACATCAAAAAGGAATTTAAGGTGGTAAACCTTATTGAAGCTTACAGAACGAGAGGTCACTTGTTTACAAAAACCAATCCGGTGCGTGAAAGAAGGCATTATACGCCAACTTTGGATATTGAAAATTTTGGACTTGACAAGTCTGATTTAAATACAAAATTCAACTGCGCTGTTGAAACAGGTATGAAAGGTCCTGCAACTTTACAGGATTTGATTACACACTTGCAAAGCATCTACTGCGATTCTATTGGTGTGGAATACATGCACATCAACAACGTTCAGGAGAAAGACTTTATCAAGCAGTGGCTTCAGGTAAACGAAAACCACCCAATTCTTTCGGCGAACGAAAAAACTGAAATTTTATTAAAATTAAATCAGGCGGTTGCGTTTGAAAATTATCTTCATACAAAATTTGTTGGGCAAAAAAGATTCTCACTGGAAGGTGGCGAAACTTTAATTCCTGCTTTGGATCAGTTGATTTCAAGATCTTCTCAGTTAGGAGTTGATGAGGTTGTTCTGGGTATGGCTCACAGAGGAAGATTAAATGTTTTAACCAATATTTTCGGGAAATCTTACAAGCAGATTTTCTCAGAATTTGAAGGAAAAGAATTTGAAGAAGATGTATTCTCTGGTGACGTAAAATATCACTTAGGTTCATCTAAAAAAATAAAAACAGCTTCAGGAGAAGAGGTGGCAATTAATTTGACTCCGAACCCGTCTCACTTAGAGACTGTTGCTGCTTTGGTAGAAGGTATTTGTCGTGCAAAAGTAGACGATAAGTATAAAGATTACTCTAAAGTTTTACCAATCATCATTCATGGTGATGGTGCATTGGCAGGTCAGGGTATTGCTTACGAAGTTGCTCAGATGATGACTTTGGACGGTTACAAAACGGGAGGTACAGTTCATATTGTTGTAAATAATCAGGTTTCATTTACAACTAATTATATGGATGCAAGATCTTCTACATATTGTACAGATGTTGCGAAAGTAACAGAATCTCCTGTAATGCACGTAAATGCAGATGATGCAGAAGCGGTAGTTCATGCGATGCATTTTGCTGCTGATTTCAGAGCTAAATTTGGTAAAGATGTTTATATCGATTTATTAGGATACAGAAAATATGGTCATAACGAAGGTGATGAGCCAAGATTTACACAACCTAATTTGTATAAATTAATCTCAAAACATCAAAACCCAAGAGAGATCTATAAAGATAAACTGTTGAAAGACAACGTTACATCAAACGATGTAATTGCAAAAATGGAAACAGAATTCAAAGCGCTTTTAGATAAAGACTTTGATGCTTCTAAGGAAATCGAAAAGAATGTGATGGATATTTTCATGGCAGATGACTGGACGAATTTCCCGATTGCAAAAAGAGGAGCTGTACAAGATGCTGTTGATACAAAATATGATTTAGCTAAACTGAAAGAATTGGCAATTAAAATGTCAACACTTCCTGCTGATAAAAAATTCATCAATAAGATTACAAGACTTTTCGATAACAGAATCAAAGCTATTGAGGCAAACTCTTTAGATTGGGCTCTTGGAGAGTGGTTGGCTTATGCTACACTTCTTGTAGAAGGTCACAACGTAAGAATTTCTGGTGAAGATGTAGAAAGAGGTACTTTCTCTCACAGACACGCTGTTGTAAAAACTGAAGATACAGAAGAAGAATATGTTCCTTTAAAAGAAGTTTCAGAAAGCAGATTTGATGTTTTCAACTCTCACCTTTCAGAATACGGAGTTTTAGGATTCGATTATGGGTATGCAATGGCATCTCCGAATACTTTAACGATTTGGGAAGCTCAGTTCGGAGATTTCGTAAACGGAGCTCAGATTATTGTTGACCAGTATTTGGCTGCAGCAGAAGAAAAATGGAAAATTCAGGACGGTTTGGTAATGTTGTTACCTCACGGTTCAGAAGGACAGGGTGCAGAACACTCTTCAGCAAGATTAGAAAGATTCCTTACTCTTTGTGCTAATGAAAATATGGTGGTGGCGAATATTACTTCTCCGGCAAACTATTTCCACTTATTGAGAAGACAGTTAAAATGGGCATTCAGAAAGCCATTGATCGTGATGAGTCCGAAATCTTTATTAAGACATCCAAAAGTGGTTTCTCCGCTTGAAGATTTCTCAAACAAAGGATTCCAGCCTATTTTAGATGATCCAACTGCAGATCCTGCAAAAATTGAAAAATTAGTTCTATGTTCAGGTAAATTATACTTCGAATTATTAGCTAAAAAAGAAGAGCTGAATTGTGAAAATGTTGCATTGGTAAGATTCGAGCAGTTGTATCCGCTTCAAACTGATGCTATCGAAGCTATTTTTGCTAAATATGATAACAGAAAATCAATTATTTGGGCTCAGGAAGAACCAGAAAACATGGGAGCTTGG